The following proteins are encoded in a genomic region of Abyssisolibacter fermentans:
- a CDS encoding sugar phosphate nucleotidyltransferase: MNVKTVVILSGGDGKRLYPLTDYIPKFAIPVIDEPLLIKQLKWIVPLGVEKVLLVINKKDKFWADKISKNVKEKFSFDLIIRLEQEKKGLVEALTNVENDIDENYFMMIFGDEYFNNPNFFTDVAEINKGSYIGAMSTDNLDDIKKGCNVVVNDEGRIIKLIEKPDDYDIKTSYYWNGIAVLNKSFFSEKSTCSLSDTKNNITFINWLNKFIMKSEVNMLIENGFNVNINNLKDYEKCLSIELESRVTI; the protein is encoded by the coding sequence ATGAATGTGAAGACCGTTGTAATACTTTCAGGAGGAGATGGGAAGCGGTTATATCCATTAACTGATTATATTCCGAAATTCGCAATACCTGTTATAGATGAGCCGCTATTGATTAAGCAATTAAAATGGATAGTACCTTTAGGAGTAGAAAAAGTGCTATTAGTTATTAATAAAAAAGATAAATTTTGGGCTGATAAAATTAGTAAAAATGTCAAAGAAAAATTTTCATTTGATTTGATAATACGACTAGAACAAGAAAAAAAAGGACTTGTAGAAGCATTAACTAATGTAGAGAATGATATTGATGAAAATTATTTTATGATGATTTTTGGAGATGAATATTTCAATAATCCAAATTTCTTTACAGATGTTGCCGAAATTAATAAAGGATCATATATAGGAGCAATGAGTACAGATAATCTTGATGATATAAAAAAAGGCTGCAATGTAGTAGTAAATGATGAAGGTAGAATAATTAAACTCATTGAAAAACCAGATGATTATGATATTAAGACTTCTTATTATTGGAATGGTATTGCAGTACTGAATAAAAGCTTTTTTTCCGAAAAAAGTACATGTTCTTTATCAGATACAAAAAACAACATTACTTTTATTAATTGGCTTAATAAATTCATTATGAAAAGTGAGGTTAATATGCTTATCGAAAATGGGTTTAATGTAAATATAAATAATTTAAAAGACTATGAAAAATGTTTATCCATAGAATTAGAAAGCCGGGTAACGATATGA
- a CDS encoding DUF6365 family protein — MKILTIIYPSTGIGESYTAVSFSKQMKSCGHEVIYIGHEMLKFILANSSDKIYYFKNNLMANKILFEKVIKKFEPHVVLFTDYHMYKRNQLIKIPFYFEWLKNTNAKTYIIDTIGNCYKKSVEGSIFGSDCLSLQVPNWVEKILRPVPLHDPIQNYVEYVSYCALKNRVSSAPTVDKILHKSTNDDSKIILFPIGNWIDKIGNINEKKSLKLIIDTILTYIDDLNIKAKVFTFGYWDYSFNFNNIEIDQSFSQLSIEETDYLIKKSNLVITINAISNMASRAIQSNVKVVTFVNSKSRTLESLKCECNISQKNKKRILEYFDDKFNEVSRYMIFPETAIEVLNKFYSVNKVTKSLMNIVEIFNEKEAAEILRSILIENDKNNSDLYSKYIESCRKLPCLSKIIEEKQNEKSY, encoded by the coding sequence ATGAAGATACTAACTATTATATATCCTTCTACTGGTATTGGAGAGTCGTATACGGCAGTTAGTTTTTCAAAACAAATGAAAAGTTGTGGGCATGAAGTTATTTATATAGGACATGAAATGTTAAAATTTATTTTAGCTAATAGTAGTGATAAAATATACTATTTTAAAAATAATCTGATGGCTAATAAAATCCTATTTGAAAAAGTTATTAAAAAATTTGAACCTCATGTAGTTTTATTTACAGATTATCATATGTACAAAAGAAATCAATTAATAAAGATTCCATTTTATTTTGAATGGTTAAAAAATACCAATGCTAAAACTTATATTATAGATACTATAGGGAATTGCTATAAAAAATCAGTTGAAGGTTCTATCTTTGGATCAGATTGTTTAAGTCTACAAGTACCAAATTGGGTTGAAAAAATTCTTAGACCAGTACCATTACATGATCCAATACAAAATTATGTAGAATATGTTAGTTATTGCGCTTTGAAAAATCGAGTATCATCAGCACCTACAGTTGATAAAATTTTACATAAATCAACTAATGATGATTCTAAAATAATACTTTTTCCTATAGGAAATTGGATTGATAAAATAGGTAATATTAACGAGAAGAAAAGTCTTAAATTAATTATAGATACTATATTAACTTATATTGACGATTTAAATATTAAAGCAAAAGTTTTTACTTTTGGATATTGGGATTATAGTTTTAATTTTAATAACATAGAAATTGATCAAAGTTTTTCTCAGCTATCGATTGAAGAAACAGATTATTTGATAAAAAAAAGTAATTTGGTTATTACAATTAATGCAATATCAAATATGGCTTCAAGAGCAATCCAAAGCAATGTAAAAGTCGTAACTTTTGTTAATTCAAAATCAAGGACGCTTGAATCGTTAAAATGTGAATGTAATATTTCACAGAAAAATAAAAAAAGAATACTAGAGTATTTTGATGATAAATTCAATGAAGTATCAAGATATATGATATTTCCAGAAACAGCTATAGAAGTGTTGAATAAATTTTATTCAGTTAACAAAGTTACAAAATCATTGATGAATATAGTAGAAATTTTTAATGAAAAAGAAGCAGCTGAAATATTAAGATCAATTTTAATAGAAAATGATAAAAATAACAGTGATTTGTACTCTAAATATATTGAAAGTTGTAGAAAATTACCATGTCTAAGTAAAATTATTGAGGAGAAACAGAATGAAAAAAGCTATTAG
- a CDS encoding B12-binding domain-containing radical SAM protein: MRDICFIHSSSGKGADHWVIPAGICGIADILKKSNIKMVGINLALEKLLNHDFSFYDWLTKNRFEYFLIEIHWFVHLEQAFKNIDLIKKIYPSSKIIVGGLTASLFCKEIINSNNNIDFIIKGDSEEPLLDLLKKLDKGKDIYDVKNLIYKKDDKIIIYNSEYILENFKNISYGDITFMKNYKYLLYYPFPNASCKRSSYWLVNGRGCIYNCKTCDGAKEICNKYLGRSRLVKRSSEDVLEDIRNISKRFEVENINLTHDICSFGKDYYTKFLTEFSKINKVKLYNEFWQIPSTSFNNIIEEFDLGSRMHYAITAHSGNEKIRKEYGKKYTNNELIKVLEFCRKHNIEVTLFFSRNIIEETKETMLDTLKLIRKLKMMKIKTLKLVYDYIIIDPMSCIKERLSNGLMEFTKTDNDKLKFCYNDEIRKMVVNRNNRLNIIENKIVSEILEA, translated from the coding sequence ATGAGAGATATATGTTTTATTCATTCATCAAGTGGAAAAGGTGCTGATCATTGGGTAATACCTGCGGGAATATGTGGAATTGCTGATATACTTAAAAAAAGTAATATAAAAATGGTAGGTATTAATCTTGCTCTAGAAAAATTGTTAAATCATGATTTTTCGTTTTATGATTGGCTTACTAAAAATAGATTTGAGTATTTTCTTATAGAAATTCATTGGTTTGTTCATTTAGAGCAAGCATTTAAGAATATTGATCTAATAAAAAAAATATATCCATCAAGTAAAATTATTGTAGGTGGTCTTACAGCTTCACTATTTTGTAAAGAAATAATTAACAGCAATAATAATATAGATTTTATTATAAAAGGAGATAGTGAAGAACCATTGTTGGATTTATTAAAGAAGCTAGATAAAGGTAAAGACATATATGATGTTAAGAATTTGATTTATAAAAAAGATGACAAAATAATTATTTATAATTCCGAATACATCTTAGAAAATTTTAAAAATATCTCGTATGGAGATATAACATTCATGAAAAATTACAAATATTTACTGTACTATCCATTTCCTAATGCAAGCTGTAAAAGAAGTAGTTATTGGCTAGTGAATGGACGTGGGTGTATATATAATTGTAAAACATGTGATGGAGCTAAGGAAATTTGTAATAAATATTTAGGTAGAAGCAGATTAGTAAAAAGATCTTCAGAAGATGTTTTAGAAGACATCCGTAATATTAGTAAAAGATTTGAAGTTGAAAATATTAATCTAACCCATGATATATGTTCTTTTGGAAAAGATTATTATACTAAATTCTTAACTGAATTTTCTAAAATAAATAAAGTAAAGCTGTATAATGAATTTTGGCAGATTCCAAGCACAAGTTTTAATAATATTATAGAAGAATTTGATTTAGGCAGTAGGATGCATTATGCAATAACTGCACATTCAGGTAATGAAAAAATAAGAAAAGAATACGGTAAAAAGTATACTAATAATGAATTAATTAAAGTTTTGGAATTTTGTAGAAAACACAATATTGAAGTTACATTGTTTTTCTCTAGAAATATTATTGAAGAAACAAAAGAAACAATGTTAGATACTCTTAAACTAATAAGAAAATTAAAAATGATGAAAATAAAAACATTAAAATTAGTATATGATTATATAATTATTGATCCTATGTCTTGTATAAAAGAAAGATTAAGCAATGGGTTAATGGAATTCACAAAAACTGACAATGATAAATTGAAATTTTGTTATAATGACGAAATTAGAAAGATGGTAGTTAATAGAAATAATAGATTAAACATTATTGAGAACAAAATAGTAAGTGAAATTTTGGAGGCGTAA